One region of Streptomyces rishiriensis genomic DNA includes:
- a CDS encoding GH1 family beta-glucosidase codes for MPEPLSPVTFPPAFLWGAATSAYQIEGAVREGGRTPSIWDTFSHTPGKTAGGETGDIAVDHYHRYRDDVALMAELGLSAYRFSISWSRVQPTGRGPAVQVGLDFYRRLVDELLAAGIKPAVTLYHWDLPQELEDAGGWPERDTALRFAEYAQIVGEALGDRVENWITLNEPWCSAFLGYASGVHAPGRTEPVASLKAAHHLNLAHGLGTSALRAAMPARNQVAISLNSSVVRPLSPGEPADLAAVQKIDDLANGVFHGPILRGAYPETLLAATSSLTDWSYVLDGDLRAIHQPLDALGLNYYTPTLVSAADASVRGPRSDGHGASDHSPWPGADDVAFHLTPGDRTEMGWSIDPTGLHDLIMRYTAEAPGLPLYITENGAAYDDKPDSDGRVHDPERIAYLHGHLSAVRQAIADGADVRGYYLWSLLDNFEWAYGYEKRFGAVYVDYATLTRTPKSSALWYSQAARTGTLAPTETD; via the coding sequence ATGCCTGAGCCCCTTTCTCCGGTGACCTTCCCGCCCGCCTTCCTCTGGGGCGCCGCGACCTCCGCGTACCAGATCGAGGGGGCGGTGCGGGAGGGCGGCCGAACCCCCTCGATCTGGGACACCTTCAGCCATACACCCGGCAAGACGGCCGGTGGCGAAACCGGTGACATCGCTGTCGACCACTACCACCGCTACCGCGACGACGTGGCGCTGATGGCGGAGCTCGGCCTGTCCGCGTACCGCTTCTCGATCTCCTGGTCCCGGGTCCAGCCGACCGGCCGGGGCCCCGCGGTCCAGGTGGGCCTGGACTTCTACCGCCGTCTGGTGGACGAGCTGCTGGCGGCGGGCATCAAGCCGGCCGTCACCCTCTACCACTGGGACCTTCCCCAGGAGCTGGAGGACGCGGGCGGCTGGCCGGAGCGGGACACGGCGCTCCGGTTCGCGGAGTACGCGCAGATCGTCGGCGAGGCGCTCGGCGACCGCGTGGAGAACTGGATCACGCTGAACGAGCCGTGGTGCAGCGCGTTCCTGGGTTACGCGTCCGGTGTGCACGCGCCGGGCCGTACCGAGCCGGTGGCCTCGCTGAAGGCGGCGCACCACCTGAACCTGGCGCACGGGCTGGGCACCTCGGCGCTGCGTGCGGCGATGCCGGCCCGCAACCAGGTGGCGATCAGCCTCAACTCCTCGGTGGTCCGCCCGCTCTCCCCGGGCGAGCCGGCGGACCTGGCCGCGGTGCAGAAGATCGACGACCTGGCCAACGGCGTCTTCCACGGACCGATCCTGCGGGGCGCCTACCCGGAGACCCTGCTGGCGGCGACCTCGTCGCTGACGGACTGGTCGTACGTCCTCGACGGCGATCTGCGCGCCATCCACCAGCCGCTGGACGCGCTGGGCCTGAACTACTACACGCCCACGCTGGTCTCGGCGGCGGACGCGTCGGTGCGGGGCCCGCGCTCGGACGGCCACGGCGCGAGCGACCACTCGCCGTGGCCGGGCGCGGACGACGTGGCCTTCCACCTGACCCCGGGCGACCGTACGGAGATGGGCTGGTCCATCGACCCAACGGGTCTGCACGACCTGATCATGCGCTACACGGCGGAGGCGCCGGGCCTGCCCCTCTACATCACGGAGAACGGCGCGGCCTACGACGACAAGCCCGACTCGGACGGCCGTGTCCACGACCCCGAGCGCATCGCCTATCTGCACGGCCACCTCTCGGCGGTCCGGCAGGCGATCGCGGACGGCGCGGACGTGCGGGGCTACTACCTCTGGTCGCTCCTGGACAACTTCGAGTGGGCGTACGGCTACGAGAAGCGGTTCGGCGCGGTCTACGTGGACTACGCGACGCTGACCCGTACGCCGAAGTCGAGCGCCCTCTGGTACAGCCAGGCGGCCCGCACGGGCACCCTGGCGCCGACCGAGACCGACTGA
- a CDS encoding carbohydrate ABC transporter permease yields MSATLAAKQRTPVRPARVLLHTFLVVTSLAWLAPLLWALYAALRPYAETSEKGYVSWPDKLSLDNFTDAFQQSDMLHYFGNTLLIAVPAVLVTLFLSSCVAFYVSRFDFRVNLFLLLVFTAGNLLPQQVIITPLYRLYLLVDLPGITVSGKLYDSALGLVLIHVAFQSGFCAFVLSNYMRSLPHELTEAALVDGASVWRLYWQIVLPLCKPAMAALATLLSIWIYNDFFWAIVLISTGDNMPITSALNNLSGQYFTDPNLVAAGALLTAIPTLIVYFALQRQFVSGLTLGANKG; encoded by the coding sequence ATGAGCGCGACCCTCGCGGCCAAGCAGCGCACCCCCGTCCGTCCCGCCCGGGTCCTGCTGCACACGTTCCTCGTCGTGACGTCCCTGGCCTGGCTGGCACCCCTGCTGTGGGCCCTGTACGCGGCCCTGCGCCCCTATGCGGAGACCAGCGAGAAGGGCTACGTGTCCTGGCCCGACAAGCTGAGCCTCGACAACTTCACCGACGCGTTCCAGCAGTCGGACATGCTGCACTACTTCGGGAACACCCTGCTGATCGCGGTCCCGGCCGTGCTGGTGACCCTCTTCCTGTCGTCGTGCGTGGCGTTCTACGTCAGCCGCTTCGACTTCCGGGTCAACCTGTTCCTGCTCCTGGTGTTCACGGCCGGCAACCTGCTGCCGCAGCAGGTGATCATCACCCCGCTGTACCGCCTGTATCTGCTGGTCGACCTGCCGGGCATCACCGTCAGCGGCAAGCTCTACGACTCCGCGCTCGGCCTGGTCCTGATCCACGTGGCGTTCCAGTCCGGCTTCTGCGCCTTCGTACTCAGCAACTACATGCGCTCGCTGCCGCACGAGCTGACCGAGGCCGCGCTGGTGGACGGCGCGTCCGTCTGGCGGCTGTACTGGCAGATCGTGCTGCCGCTGTGCAAGCCCGCGATGGCCGCCCTGGCGACCCTGCTGTCCATCTGGATCTACAACGACTTCTTCTGGGCGATCGTGCTGATCTCCACCGGCGACAACATGCCGATCACCTCGGCCCTCAACAACCTGTCCGGCCAGTACTTCACCGACCCCAACCTGGTCGCCGCCGGCGCCCTGCTCACCGCGATCCCCACCCTGATCGTCTACTTCGCGCTCCAGCGCCAGTTCGTCAGCGGTCTCACGCTCGGCGCCAACAAGGGCTGA
- a CDS encoding carbohydrate ABC transporter permease — translation MSSGTTTKIPQAAAEPPAGPATPKKRAPQGHRRLLTRRDRITLGLMAGVPTVLHVTLVWVTALASIALAFTSWDGIGFGSITWVGLDNFKQLFSDNPQFWPAVQHNVIWFVVLILIPTPFGLFLAVQLDKRIRFSRVYQTAFFLPVVVSLAVTGFVWQLVYNPDTGLINSLVGANEPGHYIDWIGDPDLNLWAVLVAASWRHAGYMMILYLAGLKSVDPALREASALDGANEWQTFRNVVFPTLRPTNTVVLVVTIIEALRAFDLVFVFNKGAQGTELLSILVTNNIIGESSRIGYGSAIAVVLLVISLAVIVPYLIATFRKERRA, via the coding sequence ATGAGCTCCGGAACGACCACGAAGATCCCGCAGGCGGCCGCCGAGCCGCCTGCGGGCCCCGCGACCCCGAAGAAGCGCGCTCCGCAGGGCCACCGGCGCCTGCTGACCCGCCGCGACCGCATCACGCTCGGCCTGATGGCCGGCGTGCCCACCGTCCTGCACGTGACCCTCGTCTGGGTCACCGCGCTGGCCTCGATCGCCCTGGCCTTCACCAGCTGGGACGGCATCGGCTTCGGCTCCATCACGTGGGTGGGGCTCGACAACTTCAAGCAGTTGTTCTCCGACAACCCGCAGTTCTGGCCCGCCGTCCAGCACAACGTCATCTGGTTCGTCGTGCTCATCCTGATCCCGACGCCGTTCGGGCTCTTCCTGGCGGTCCAGCTCGACAAGCGGATCCGGTTCAGCCGGGTCTACCAGACCGCGTTCTTCCTGCCGGTCGTGGTCTCGCTGGCCGTGACGGGCTTCGTCTGGCAGCTGGTCTACAACCCGGACACGGGCCTGATCAACAGCCTCGTCGGGGCCAACGAGCCGGGCCACTACATCGACTGGATCGGCGACCCCGACCTCAACCTCTGGGCCGTCCTCGTCGCCGCCTCCTGGCGGCACGCCGGCTACATGATGATCCTCTACCTGGCCGGCCTGAAGAGCGTCGACCCGGCCCTGCGCGAGGCCTCGGCGCTGGACGGCGCGAACGAGTGGCAGACGTTCAGGAACGTCGTCTTCCCGACCCTGCGCCCCACCAACACCGTCGTCCTGGTCGTCACGATCATCGAGGCGCTGCGCGCCTTCGACCTGGTCTTCGTCTTCAACAAGGGCGCCCAGGGGACCGAGCTGCTCTCGATCCTGGTCACCAACAACATCATCGGCGAGTCCAGCCGCATCGGATACGGATCGGCCATCGCCGTCGTCCTGCTGGTCATCTCCCTGGCCGTGATCGTCCCGTACCTGATCGCGACCTTCCGGAAGGAGCGGCGAGCATGA